ATCGACCTGGCGCTGACCCTGCAACCCCCGGATCACCCGGGCCTGAGCGCCCAACCCCTGGCCCAGGGTGTGCTGGTGGCCCTGGCGCCGCTGGGCTTCTGGCCCGAGCACAGCCGCGGCCAGCCCCTGGCGCTGCAGGAGCTGGCGGACGCGCCACTGATTGGCCTGAGCAGCGCCGACCCGTTGTCGGCCCGGCTCGACAGCTACCTCAAGTCGGTGGAGCCACCGCCGCGGGTGAGCATTGCCGTGCAGACCTATTCCCTGGCCCGGGCCATGGTCGAGTCCGGCGCCGGGCTGGCTCTGATCGACCCCTTCACCGCCCTGGGCGCCTCAACGGCCAACACCGCTATCCGCCCCTTGAGCCCGCCGCTGCCGATCACCCTGTACGCCGTGACCCGCGCCGCAGAACCGCCGCCCCACACCCTGGCCAGCCTGCTGGAAATCTTCGCCCGCCAGGCCCGGGCCCAGCTCGACCGCCCCTTGTAGGAGCTGGCTTGCCAGCGAAAACGTCCGCCAGCACGGTGCAAATCCAGAGGGCCCGCTGCGCCGGCCAGCCGGCCCCTACAGGACGTAGAACAGGATCGCGACGAAATGCAGCAGGCTGCCGGCGATCACGAACAGGTGCCAGATGCCGTGGGCATGGCGCAGGCGGCTGTCGAGGGCAAAGAAGATGATGCCCACGGTGTACAGCACCCCGCCCGTGGCCAGCCAGGCGAAGCCGGCTGGCCCCAGGGCCGCCAGCAGCGGCTTGACCGCCACCAGGACGATCCAGCCCATCACCGCGTAGATCACGATGGAGAGAATCCGCGCCTCCGAGCGCGGCTTGATCTCCTGGAGGATGCCGATCAGCGCCAGCCCCCAGACGATGCCGAACAGGGTCCAGCCCCAGGGCCCGCGCAGGGTCACCAGGCAGAACGGCGTGTAACTGCCGGCAATCAGCAGGTAGATCGAAAAATGATCAACCTTCTGCATGATGTTCTTCGCCCGTCCGCGCACGCTGTGATAGACCGTGGACACGCTGTAGAGCACCAGCAAGGTGAAGGAATAGATCGCCACGCTGACGATCTTCCACGGGCTGCCATCCAGGCTGGCCAGCACCACCAGCCAGATGCCGCCGATAAACGCCGCGATTGCCCCCAGCAGGTGGGTCCAGGCGTTGAATCTTTCTCCGTGATACATCAGTCGCTCACCCTTGAAACATTGAAAAAACACGCAAGGCTCAGGCCTGCAGCTTGAAAGCGCAATATGTCTATTGGGGCGCGGCCGAGAAAATACCAGCGGCCACGTCCTGACCGATCGGGCATCATCAGCCCCTCCTCAGCAGAGTCCGGACCATGCTCATCGACGAAGAGTTGACCCTGAAAAAGCTCGAAGTGTTTCTGGCCTTCATGCGCACCGGCAACCTGGCCCGCGCCGCCGCCGAGTTGCAGACCAGCAATGTCAGCGTGCACCGGGCCATCCACTCCCTGGAAAATGCCCTGCGCTGCCCGCTGTTCAAGCATGAAGGGCGCAACCTGACGCCCCTGGAAAGCGCCTTCGTCCTGGAGGAACGGGCACAGAAGCTGGTGCAGGACGTGGTCGAGAGCGTGCGCCTGACCCGCGAAGCGGCGGGCTTTTCAGCAGAACGCTTCAAGCTCGGCGCACTTTACTCGCTGACGGTGAAAACCGTGCCGCAGTTGATCATGGGCCTCAAGCTGCGCCGCAGCGAGCTGAACATCGACCTGATCCTGGGCTCCAACATCGACCTGCTGTACAAGCTCAAGAACATGGAAGTGGACGCCATCCTGATTTCCCTGGACGACAGCGCCCATGACCCGGACTGCGAGCAACTGCCGTTGTTTTCCGATGACATTTTTCTCGCCACCCCCGCCGATTCGCCCTTTGCCCAGCAGAGCGAAGTGGACCTGGCCGACGTGCGCGACGCCACCTTCATCACCCTGACCCAGGGCTTTGCCACCCATCAGGACGGGGTGCGAGTGTTCAAGCAGGCGGGGTTCGAACCCAAGGTGGCGATGCAGGTCAACGACATCTTCACCCTGCTGAGCATGGTCAGCTCCGGGGTCGGTTATGCGTTGCTGCCGGGGAGGATCGCGGCGGTGTATGAGAACCGCGTGAAACTGATACCGCTGCAGGCGCGCTACCGCCTGCAGCAGCATATCGGCGTGGTGTTTCTCAAGGCCAAGGAGCGCGACCCGAACCTGTTGGCGCTGCTGGCCGAATGCCGGATGTACGCCAACCGCCAAACCCCCTAGAAGCCGGCCGGCCCGGCCTTTTGTAGGAGCTGGCTTGCCAGCGAAGGCGTGCGCAAGAACAGCGCATGCCTCACGGGCCTCTTCGCCGGCAAGCCGGCTCCTGCAGGGGTTAGCCCACCAGGCCGCGGACGATGAAGAACAGCAGCGATGGCCCCAGCAGGCAGCCCAGCCCGGTGTGGAAGGTGGCGGTCAGGGCGCCGTAGGGCACCAGCCGCCGGTCCGTGGCTGCCAGCCCCGCGGTCACGCCGCTGACGGTGCCGGCCAGGCCACCGAAGACCATCGCCGAACGCGGATTGTCCAGGCCCATCCAGCGCGCGGCCATGGGCGTACCCACCATCACCAGGATCGCCTTGATCAGGCCCGTGGCAATCGACAGGGCCACCACGTCGGAGCTGGCACCAATGGCTGCGCCGGTCACCGGGCCGACGATATAAGTCACCGCGCCGGCACCAATGGTGGTCATGCTCACCGCATCGCGATAGCCGAAGGCCCAGGCGATGCTCGCGCCGACAATGAACGGCAGTACCGTACCCAGCAGCAGCGCCACGGCACCGATCATCCCGGCCTTGCGCGCCTCGGTGGCCTGTACTTCAAAGGCCGTGGCGACGATGGCGAAGTCCCGCAGCATGGCGCCCCCCATCAGGCCGATGCCGGAAAACAGGGCCAGGTCCGCCAGGCCCTTCTGACCACCGGTCAGGGTGCCGCCAACCCAGGCCAGGACCAGGCCGATGACAATGGCAATGGCCGATCCGTGTACCCGGCCGAACGTCAGGCGCTTGGACAGCAGCACCGAGACCCACATGATCACTCCGACGAAGGCGAAGGCGGTGACCAGACCGTTGTGCTCCAGGCCTTTCTCGATCAGATCCCACATCTCAGCGCCCTCCTGCCGGTGCGGCTTTCACACCCGGCTCCAGCGGCTCGGCCGGCAGTGGCTCGCCCTTGTGGGTGCGGCTGATAAGGGCGATGGTGCATCCGCAGAGCACCACCGAACCGATGGCCGCCAGCACCGCCACCGGCCCGCCGTGCAGCGCCGTCACCACGTTCTGCTGGGCGGCCATGGCCACCACCACCGGAATGTACATGGCGCCCCAGAAACCCACGCCCATCTCGCAATCCTTGGTCATGCCGCCGTGCCTGTGCATCCACAAACGGGCGCAGATCAGCAGGATCATGGCGATGCCGACTCCGCCGACATTGGATTTCACCCCCAGCAACACGCCGAGCATGTCGCCGATAATCACACCCGCTAGCGTACAGATCGCCAGCAATGCCACACCGTAGATAATCATTGTCGTAGTCCTCAAAGTGCATCGTCGAAGTTGTTGTTCTTGTGCTTCGTCAGCCTGAGTCGGTGCTCTATCGGTCGCGGCTTCCCTCCTCACTCAACAGGGCTTGCAGGGTGTCCAGGCGCGCGCCGTCGAAGGCGATCACCGTCCCTTGGGCAAACACCCGGCGGGCCAGCCCGGTCAGTACCGCGCCGGGAGGCAATTCGACCTGCAGGCGCACCCCGCGCTCGTAGGCGCTTTGCACCGTGCCGCGCCAGTCGACGACGCGGCACATGTTGAAGGCCAGGTCGTCACGCAACGCTTCCACGGAGCGCATGAGGCGCGCCCGGCTGCCACTGAGGTAGCCCAGCTTCGGCAGCTGCAGAGGTACCTCGGCAAAGGCGGCAGCCAGAGCCTGGGCCGGTTGCTCCAGCAGTGGGCAATGGGACGGCACGCTGACCGCCAGGCGCTTGGCCACGCCGACCCCGCACCCCCGGGCCAACTCGGCCACGGCATGCATCGCGGCATCGCTGCCGGCGATCACCACCTGGTTGTCAGCGTTGATATTGGCCAGGTACACCGGCCTCTGCGGGCTGTGGACCTGGGCCAGCAGCCCTTCCACCGCCGCCAGTTCCAGGCCGATCAATGCGGTCATGCCATAGCCCTGTGGATAAGCCTGCTGCATCAACTCACCCCGCAGGCTCACCAGGCGCAAGGCGTCGGCAAACTCCAGGGCCCCGGCCACCACCGCCGCCGGATAGGCGCCGATGGACAGGCCCGCCACGTAGTTCACCCGAGTATCGGGCTGCAACAGAGTGCGCGCCGCCGCCACGCCGGCGATCAGCAGGCACAGCTGCACCGCCCGGGTGCTGGCCAGGGCTTGGGGTGAATCCAGCGTCAGTACGTCCTGCCCCAACACATCGCTGGCCTCTTGCAGGCAGGCCCGCGCTTGCGGGCTTTGCGCCAGACGCTGGAGCATCCCCGGCTGCTGCGCGCCCTGGCCCGGAAACACCAGCAGGCTGCTCATGCCGCCTGCTCCTGAGGGTTCCAGGGGTCGCTGACCAGGCGCGCGCCACTGGCGCTCTTGAGCAGAACCCGGGCAGCCGGCCCGGCCCATTCGCGCAGGGCCAGGGCGCCGCCGGGCACCTGCAATTGCATATCCACCGGGCAACCGGCGCCGTCCAGCAGCGCCAGCAATTCACGGGCCCGGGCCCGTGGCAGAGGCTCCGGGGTACGCAGGATCAGGTCCAGGTCGCTGTGCTGATGCAAGGCCGCCACGCCGCTCGCCAGCTCGAAACCGGCACTGCCACTCACGCCCCAGATCCACTCCTGGGCATCCAGTTCATCGCGCAAGTGCTGCAACGCCTGCAACGCCGGCCATGGGCCCTGGGGCGGTACATGACACAGCTGCTCGGGGCGCACCCCGCGCTGCACGGCTTGCAGATCCAGCAGCGCCGGATAGCGCTGTTCCCGGGAAACACCGCGCAAACCCACCGCAACCTGCCCCGGTGCAGTCAGGGCCCGGCGCACCACCACCGGCTGCCCGGCCTCCAGCACCGCATGGGCCCAGGCCGGCGCATCGCCCGGCAACTGCGCCGGGGTCATGCCCCACAGCAGGTCGTGGGGCAGCCAGGGGCCGCACCCGCTCACCACTGCTCCCGCAGCAACTGCCGGACTCGGCTCGACGCCGCCCGGTTCACCGCGCCCAGACGGCTGCCGAGGTCGACGCCCTTGGCCCGCACATCGGCAATCGCCGCCAACAGGCATTGATTGACCCGGGCCAGATCCTCCGCCGTCGGCTGCTCAATCTGCCGCACCGACAGGGTTTCCCACAGCAGGCCCAGGCCCGCGTAGCTGTCGATGTCATAGGCCATGGGCGGCACGCTGGCGGCCAGGGCTTCCAGCTCCTCGACGCTGCGCAGGGTCACCCGCGCCGCCGAGGCCTTGCCCATGGCGTGCACCATCACCCCCGGGTCACGCAGGGCGATCAAGCGGTTGGCCTGATACCCATGGGCCAGAAAGGCCCCGGACATGGCCTTGCCCACCAGCAGGGCGATCACCGGGTGCCCGGCCAGGCGGGCCCGGGCATAGCTGTCGGCGGCGCCCGCCAGGGCCTGATGAATGCCCAGCGCCTCTTCGCGCCGGCCATAGGCCTGGCTCGGCACATCGACAATGGCGATCAGCGCCCGCTTGTGCTCCTGGTCCTGATCGGCGCGGATCACCTCATCCACTGCCTTGGCCAGCCCCCAGCCTTCCAGCAGGCCGACCTCGCCCTGACGGGCGCGGGGAAAACGGTTGTCGGGGTCAGGCACTACCGCAATGAAGCGCGCCGGCTGCCCGTCCAACTGGCCGTCGGCAACCTTCAAGGAAGGTGGCAGGCCGCTCACGGGGGTTGCATCGCCACTCAAGGCGTCGAACCAGTTCAGGCCCCGCAGGGAACTAGCAGTCATGGGCGGTCTCCTTGATACAGGTCGCGCACCGTCGCCGCATCGATTTGCGGCGTCGTGTTCAGGCGGGACAGACGTTGCAGGTACAGCTCGGCCTCGCGGCTGCGTTGCCGCGACGGCAAGCCCAGGGCCAGCAGCTCACGGACCTGGGCCTGGATCAGTGCCACATCGTCAGCCACGTAGCGGTCCACCAAGCCACTGGCGAAACGCTGCTCGCCGCCGGTCAGGCTCCAGATGAAAGGCCGGTCCCGGGAGTCGTATTCCTCAAGGCCCGCTTCCTGCTCGATCACCTGCGGGCCGTTGAGCCCCAGGCGCGCTTCCTGGGTGACCAGCAGATAACTGCACAAACCGGCGGCAATCGACATGCCGCCAAAGCAGCCGACGCTGCCGGCCACCACGCCGACCACCGGCTGGTACTGGCGCAGGTCGACAATCGCCGCATGAATGTCGGCAATCGCCGCCAGCCCGAGGTTGGCTTCCTGCAGGCGCACGCCGCCGGTTTCCAGCAGCAACACGGCGCGGGTCGGGATGCCGTTGCGGTTGTCCTCGGCGGCCAGCTCCAGGGCGCCGGCAATCTTCGCCCCCCCCACTTCACCGAGGCTGCCGCCCTGGAAAGCGCCTTCGATGGCAGCAATCACCACCGGCGAACCCGCGATGCTGCCCTTGGCGATCACCACCCCGTCATCAGCCTGGGGCACTACGCCCTGGCGCTCCAGCCAGGGCGACATGACCCGCTGGAACGGGTCCAGCAACTCACGAAAGCTGCCGGCATCCAGGAGTGCCCGGGCCCGCTGCCGAGCACCCAGCTCGACGAAGCTGTGCTTGTTCAACAAGCGTGCGCTGTCAGTCATGGCCGATCTCCTCGAAGCCCTGCTCCAGGCGCAGGCGCACCACCCCGGGGGTGGCGCCGAAATCATGGATGTCGATCAACAGCGCCGGCGGCGTCTGGCCGTCGAACATGCGCTCGAACAGGTGCTGCCAGCGCGATGCGCTGCCGTTTACCGAGGTCTGTACCTGGATGCTCAATTTGCCGGGCTGCCCCGGCTCCAGCAGCACTTCCAGGTCGCCGGAGCCGACACAGCCCACCAGGGCGCGGCCACGGCCGGGCTGGCCGGCGGGGAATTCAAAGGACAAGGTTTCCATCAGTTCGCTCCCTGGTTAACAGCATCGCCGGATTCGATCCGGTCCAGCAGCAGGCTGGCCGCCAGCAAGTCGGCAGCGCCGCCGGGCGAGGCATTCAAGGTCAGTAGTTGCAGATCCAGTTCATGCAGGCGACGACGCCCGGCCAGGGTGGCGCTGCCACCAGCATCGAGCACCGCCCGGGCCCCCTGCTGCATGGCCTGCAGGCCCAGCTCACCGGCGCGATAGAGCACGCAGGTGTCCGCCAGCCGGCTCATGATCGCCAGCAAGGCATCGAGCCGGGCATTCTGTTCGCCATGGCCCTGGGCGCGGCTGCGCTTGAGCTGCGGCAGCCCCAGTTGCAGCACGGCGGGAAAGCCTTGCTGGGCTTCTTCGCGGGCACCGCGCACGCCGTAGCGCAGCGCCACCTGGGCGCCATGGCTCAAGGGGCGTGGTGCATAACGGTCTTCGAGCAAGGCCAGGCGCGCGGCCCGCAGCGCGACACTGCCGGCACTCGTGGCTTGAGGTTCCAGCGCGGCGGCGGCCACCAGCAGCCCCAGGGCCCAGATCGCCCCGCGATGGGTATTCACCCCACCAGTGGTGGCGAGCATGGCCTGCTCGCCTTCTCGGCCAATGCGCCCCAGGGCTTCACGCAGGGGCAGGCCCACTTCCCCGAGCAGCAGGGCAGCGTCGGCCATTTCCTTGAAGGCCGGCCACAGCGACAGCGCCGAGGCATGCATCAGGCCCAGGTGCAGGTCGGTGTGGGCGCCATTGCCACGGCGGTCCACCAGGGCCGGCTTGGGCGACAGGTCGGCCTCGTCGATCAGCGCGTCCACCGCCAGGTCCGCCAGGCGCTCGGCCAGGCTCGGGGTGGGTGATTGCAGGTTGAATGCGTGCATTACCAGCTCCTGAACTTGGCGGGCGGGTTGTACAGGCCACCGGACCACTCCACCAGGTCGGCCACGCTTTTCGCCGCCAGCAGCTCGCGGCTGGCGTCGGTGCGGCGGATGCCCAGGTCTTCCGGCAGGGCAATCAGGCCTTCACGGCGCATGCGCGCGGTGTCCTTGGGGTTGTGGCGCAAGCCGATGGCGGTAACCCCGGCCACGGCGGCGATCATCGCCTGGCGCTCTTCCAGGGAACGGGCCTTGTACAGGTAGGCGATGCCTTCCTCGGTCAGCAGGTGGGTGACGTCGTCGCCGTAGATCATGATCGGCGCCAGGGGCATGCCGCTCTTGCGCGCCACGTCCACCGCGTCGAGGGTTTCGACGAAGGTCGGTTTGCCGCCTTCCTGGAAGGTTTCCACCATCTGCACCACCAGCTTCTTGCCGCGTTCGAGCATGGCCTGGGGTGCATCGCTCTGATCCTGGCGCATATCGAGCCAGGCCGGGGTGCCGTGGCGGCGCCCGCGGGGGTCGTGGCCCATGTTCGGCGCCCCGCCGAAACCGGCCAGGCGGCCACGGGTCACGGTGGAGGAATGGCCGTCGCCATCCACCTGCAAGGTGGCGCCGATAAACAGGTCCACCGCGTACTGCCCGGCCAGCTGGCAGAACATCCGGTTGGAACGCAGGGAACCGTCGCGACCGGTGAAGAACACGTCCGGACGCGCGGCGATGTAGTTTTCCATGCCCAGTTCGGTGCCGAAGCAATGCACGCTGTCCACCCAGCCACTTTCAATGGCCGGAATCAGGGTTGGGTGAGGATTGAGGGTCCAGTTGCGGCAGATCTTGCCCTTGAGCCCCAGGGATTCGCCGTAGGTGGGCAGGATCAGCTCGATGGCCGCGGTGTTGAAACCGATGCCATGGTTCAGCGACTGCACGTTGTGTTTTTCGTAGATGCCGCGAATCGCCATCATCGCCATCAGCACGTGCACCGGCTTGATATGGCGCGGGTCACGGGTGAACAGCGGCTCGATATAGAACGGCTTGTCGGCCACCACCACGAAATCCACCCAGGACGCGGGAATGTCGACCCGGGGCAGCTCGCTGACATCGTCCACCAGCTGGTTGACCTGGACGATGACAATGCCGTCGCTGAAGGCCGCCGGCTCGATCAGCGCGGGCGTGTCCTCGGTACTGGGGCCGGTGTAGATGTTGCCGGCGCGGTCGGCCATGAACCCGGCAGAGAGCACCACATTGGGGATCAGGTCCACCACCAGCCGCGCATAGAGTTCGATGTAGGTATGGATGGCGCCGATTTCCAGCAGCCCGTCTTCCAGCAACTGGCTGATGCGCAGGCTCTGGGTGCCGGCAAAGGAAAAGTCCAGCTTGCGGGCGATGCCGCGCTCGAACAGGTCCAGGTGCTCGGAACGGCCGACGCTGGGCATGATCATGTGCAGGTCATGCAGCCTGGCCGGGTCGGCCTTGGCCAGGGAGCGGGAGAGAAAGTCCGCCTGTTTCTGGTTGTTGCCTTCCAGCACCACCCGGTCGCCGGGCAGGATCAGCGCTTCCAGGGCCGCGACGATCTTGTCGGTCGGCAACACCACGCCATCGGCGATGGCCCGCACCTGCTCGAGGCGCCGCTGCTTTTCGCTGCGCCGCCGCGACCAGCGCGCGTCGGGGGAAATTATTGTTGTCATGCTCACTCCACGGGTTCGCTGTCGTGGCAGTCACCTTAGGAGTGAAAACAAGGAGCATCAATCAAGCACGGCGTTGGATCGTTACGCTCAGCGTAATGATTTGGGAGCCATGGCACTCTCATGCTCTCTCGGTACACAATGCCCGCCGTACCGGCCCATGAGCGGCCTGGGCAGACCAAGATGAGAGTCAGCATGGACACACCGATTCGCTCGAACCAGGCGCTGCTGGAGCAGCTCAAGCATGGCCTGAAGCCTGACTACCTGATGTTCTGGGGGCACCAGCCCACCCGGGACGGACGCATCTCCCAGAGCTGTTTCAGCCAGTGGTTCGACGCAGGTCTGGAACTCGATGGCATTCAATACCCCAGCGCCGAGCATTTCATGATGGCCGGCAAGGCCCTGCTGTTCGGCGACCAGGAAACCCACGGGCGGATCCTCAAGGCCGTGACGCCCGCCGACGTGAAGCAACTGGGTCGCGAGGTGCGCGGCTTCGATGACGCCCGCTGGACCGAAGCACGCCTGGATATCGTGGTGCAGGGCAACCTGGCCAAGTTCAGCCAACATCAGGCGCTGGGTGAATACCTGCTGTCCACAGGCGACCAGGTACTGGTGGAAGCCAGCCCGGTGGACCGGATCTGGGGCATCGGCC
The DNA window shown above is from Pseudomonas protegens CHA0 and carries:
- a CDS encoding LysR family transcriptional regulator; translated protein: MRLRHIEIFQAIRQTGSISGAAQLLHVSQPAVTKVLQHAELQLGFPLFLRVRGKLQPTPEALELEREVDKVSESLQGVRRLAQNLRRAPGHSLRIGATPALALALLPPAISEWIRLYPDSLCELSSAHSRELVQNLLMREIDLALTLQPPDHPGLSAQPLAQGVLVALAPLGFWPEHSRGQPLALQELADAPLIGLSSADPLSARLDSYLKSVEPPPRVSIAVQTYSLARAMVESGAGLALIDPFTALGASTANTAIRPLSPPLPITLYAVTRAAEPPPHTLASLLEIFARQARAQLDRPL
- the trhA gene encoding PAQR family membrane homeostasis protein TrhA; translated protein: MYHGERFNAWTHLLGAIAAFIGGIWLVVLASLDGSPWKIVSVAIYSFTLLVLYSVSTVYHSVRGRAKNIMQKVDHFSIYLLIAGSYTPFCLVTLRGPWGWTLFGIVWGLALIGILQEIKPRSEARILSIVIYAVMGWIVLVAVKPLLAALGPAGFAWLATGGVLYTVGIIFFALDSRLRHAHGIWHLFVIAGSLLHFVAILFYVL
- a CDS encoding LysR substrate-binding domain-containing protein, encoding MLIDEELTLKKLEVFLAFMRTGNLARAAAELQTSNVSVHRAIHSLENALRCPLFKHEGRNLTPLESAFVLEERAQKLVQDVVESVRLTREAAGFSAERFKLGALYSLTVKTVPQLIMGLKLRRSELNIDLILGSNIDLLYKLKNMEVDAILISLDDSAHDPDCEQLPLFSDDIFLATPADSPFAQQSEVDLADVRDATFITLTQGFATHQDGVRVFKQAGFEPKVAMQVNDIFTLLSMVSSGVGYALLPGRIAAVYENRVKLIPLQARYRLQQHIGVVFLKAKERDPNLLALLAECRMYANRQTP
- the madM gene encoding malonate transporter subunit MadM, producing MWDLIEKGLEHNGLVTAFAFVGVIMWVSVLLSKRLTFGRVHGSAIAIVIGLVLAWVGGTLTGGQKGLADLALFSGIGLMGGAMLRDFAIVATAFEVQATEARKAGMIGAVALLLGTVLPFIVGASIAWAFGYRDAVSMTTIGAGAVTYIVGPVTGAAIGASSDVVALSIATGLIKAILVMVGTPMAARWMGLDNPRSAMVFGGLAGTVSGVTAGLAATDRRLVPYGALTATFHTGLGCLLGPSLLFFIVRGLVG
- the madL gene encoding malonate transporter subunit MadL, translated to MIIYGVALLAICTLAGVIIGDMLGVLLGVKSNVGGVGIAMILLICARLWMHRHGGMTKDCEMGVGFWGAMYIPVVVAMAAQQNVVTALHGGPVAVLAAIGSVVLCGCTIALISRTHKGEPLPAEPLEPGVKAAPAGGR
- the mdcH gene encoding malonate decarboxylase subunit epsilon, whose amino-acid sequence is MSSLLVFPGQGAQQPGMLQRLAQSPQARACLQEASDVLGQDVLTLDSPQALASTRAVQLCLLIAGVAAARTLLQPDTRVNYVAGLSIGAYPAAVVAGALEFADALRLVSLRGELMQQAYPQGYGMTALIGLELAAVEGLLAQVHSPQRPVYLANINADNQVVIAGSDAAMHAVAELARGCGVGVAKRLAVSVPSHCPLLEQPAQALAAAFAEVPLQLPKLGYLSGSRARLMRSVEALRDDLAFNMCRVVDWRGTVQSAYERGVRLQVELPPGAVLTGLARRVFAQGTVIAFDGARLDTLQALLSEEGSRDR
- a CDS encoding malonate decarboxylase holo-ACP synthase, which codes for MSGCGPWLPHDLLWGMTPAQLPGDAPAWAHAVLEAGQPVVVRRALTAPGQVAVGLRGVSREQRYPALLDLQAVQRGVRPEQLCHVPPQGPWPALQALQHLRDELDAQEWIWGVSGSAGFELASGVAALHQHSDLDLILRTPEPLPRARARELLALLDGAGCPVDMQLQVPGGALALREWAGPAARVLLKSASGARLVSDPWNPQEQAA
- the mdcE gene encoding biotin-independent malonate decarboxylase subunit gamma, whose amino-acid sequence is MTASSLRGLNWFDALSGDATPVSGLPPSLKVADGQLDGQPARFIAVVPDPDNRFPRARQGEVGLLEGWGLAKAVDEVIRADQDQEHKRALIAIVDVPSQAYGRREEALGIHQALAGAADSYARARLAGHPVIALLVGKAMSGAFLAHGYQANRLIALRDPGVMVHAMGKASAARVTLRSVEELEALAASVPPMAYDIDSYAGLGLLWETLSVRQIEQPTAEDLARVNQCLLAAIADVRAKGVDLGSRLGAVNRAASSRVRQLLREQW
- a CDS encoding biotin-independent malonate decarboxylase subunit beta, encoding MTDSARLLNKHSFVELGARQRARALLDAGSFRELLDPFQRVMSPWLERQGVVPQADDGVVIAKGSIAGSPVVIAAIEGAFQGGSLGEVGGAKIAGALELAAEDNRNGIPTRAVLLLETGGVRLQEANLGLAAIADIHAAIVDLRQYQPVVGVVAGSVGCFGGMSIAAGLCSYLLVTQEARLGLNGPQVIEQEAGLEEYDSRDRPFIWSLTGGEQRFASGLVDRYVADDVALIQAQVRELLALGLPSRQRSREAELYLQRLSRLNTTPQIDAATVRDLYQGDRP
- a CDS encoding malonate decarboxylase subunit delta encodes the protein METLSFEFPAGQPGRGRALVGCVGSGDLEVLLEPGQPGKLSIQVQTSVNGSASRWQHLFERMFDGQTPPALLIDIHDFGATPGVVRLRLEQGFEEIGHD
- a CDS encoding triphosphoribosyl-dephospho-CoA synthase, whose translation is MHAFNLQSPTPSLAERLADLAVDALIDEADLSPKPALVDRRGNGAHTDLHLGLMHASALSLWPAFKEMADAALLLGEVGLPLREALGRIGREGEQAMLATTGGVNTHRGAIWALGLLVAAAALEPQATSAGSVALRAARLALLEDRYAPRPLSHGAQVALRYGVRGAREEAQQGFPAVLQLGLPQLKRSRAQGHGEQNARLDALLAIMSRLADTCVLYRAGELGLQAMQQGARAVLDAGGSATLAGRRRLHELDLQLLTLNASPGGAADLLAASLLLDRIESGDAVNQGAN
- the mdcA gene encoding malonate decarboxylase subunit alpha, with amino-acid sequence MTTIISPDARWSRRRSEKQRRLEQVRAIADGVVLPTDKIVAALEALILPGDRVVLEGNNQKQADFLSRSLAKADPARLHDLHMIMPSVGRSEHLDLFERGIARKLDFSFAGTQSLRISQLLEDGLLEIGAIHTYIELYARLVVDLIPNVVLSAGFMADRAGNIYTGPSTEDTPALIEPAAFSDGIVIVQVNQLVDDVSELPRVDIPASWVDFVVVADKPFYIEPLFTRDPRHIKPVHVLMAMMAIRGIYEKHNVQSLNHGIGFNTAAIELILPTYGESLGLKGKICRNWTLNPHPTLIPAIESGWVDSVHCFGTELGMENYIAARPDVFFTGRDGSLRSNRMFCQLAGQYAVDLFIGATLQVDGDGHSSTVTRGRLAGFGGAPNMGHDPRGRRHGTPAWLDMRQDQSDAPQAMLERGKKLVVQMVETFQEGGKPTFVETLDAVDVARKSGMPLAPIMIYGDDVTHLLTEEGIAYLYKARSLEERQAMIAAVAGVTAIGLRHNPKDTARMRREGLIALPEDLGIRRTDASRELLAAKSVADLVEWSGGLYNPPAKFRSW
- a CDS encoding NADAR family protein encodes the protein MDTPIRSNQALLEQLKHGLKPDYLMFWGHQPTRDGRISQSCFSQWFDAGLELDGIQYPSAEHFMMAGKALLFGDQETHGRILKAVTPADVKQLGREVRGFDDARWTEARLDIVVQGNLAKFSQHQALGEYLLSTGDQVLVEASPVDRIWGIGLAAEDARASRPEQWRGLNLLGYALMEVRDRLRIG